A window of Polaromonas hydrogenivorans contains these coding sequences:
- the mgrA gene encoding L-glyceraldehyde 3-phosphate reductase, with protein MNYQPNAARYDTIPYRSCGRSGLKLPAITLGLWHNFGDATPMETQRAMLRTAFDLGITHFDLANNYGPPGGSAEINFGEHLRRDFKPYRDELIISSKAGWDMWPGPYGQGGGSRKHVLASLDQSLRRMGLDYVDIFYSHRFDPDTPLEETMGALATAVQQGKALYVGLSSYSAAKTREAAAILRAMGVAPLIHQPSYSLLNRWIEGELLDTLAETGMGCIAFSALAQGLLTDKYLNGIPADARINRPGGSSLKAEHLSEQNLKHVRALNELALARGQSLAQMATAWVLRDGRVTSALIGASRPAQIAELVGALRNLEFSAEELAAIDQHAVDGGINLWQRPSTDQRPA; from the coding sequence ATGAACTACCAGCCCAACGCCGCCCGCTATGACACCATCCCCTACCGAAGCTGCGGACGCAGCGGCCTGAAACTGCCTGCTATCACCCTGGGGCTGTGGCATAACTTTGGCGACGCCACGCCCATGGAAACGCAGCGCGCCATGCTGCGTACCGCGTTCGACCTGGGCATCACGCACTTTGACCTGGCCAACAACTACGGCCCGCCCGGCGGCAGTGCGGAAATCAATTTCGGCGAGCATCTACGGCGCGACTTCAAGCCCTATCGCGACGAACTCATCATTTCCAGCAAAGCGGGCTGGGACATGTGGCCCGGCCCTTATGGGCAGGGCGGCGGCTCGCGCAAGCATGTACTGGCCAGTCTGGACCAAAGCCTCAGGCGCATGGGGCTTGACTATGTTGATATTTTTTATTCGCACCGTTTTGACCCCGACACCCCGCTGGAAGAAACCATGGGTGCGCTGGCCACGGCAGTCCAGCAGGGAAAGGCCTTGTATGTGGGCCTCAGCAGCTACTCGGCGGCCAAGACGCGCGAAGCTGCGGCCATTTTGCGCGCCATGGGTGTGGCGCCGTTGATTCATCAGCCCTCCTACAGCCTGCTGAACCGCTGGATTGAGGGCGAGCTGCTCGACACCCTGGCTGAAACCGGCATGGGCTGCATTGCGTTCAGCGCGCTGGCGCAGGGGCTGCTGACCGACAAGTACCTGAACGGCATTCCGGCGGACGCCCGAATCAACCGCCCCGGCGGCAGTTCCCTCAAGGCCGAACATCTGAGCGAACAAAACCTCAAGCATGTGCGTGCCCTGAATGAACTGGCGCTGGCGCGAGGGCAGAGCCTGGCGCAGATGGCGACCGCCTGGGTGCTGCGCGATGGCCGCGTGACTTCGGCGTTGATTGGCGCCAGCCGCCCGGCGCAAATCGCGGAGCTGGTCGGAGCGCTGCGCAACCTTGAGTTTTCCGCCGAAGAACTGGCGGCCATTGACCAGCACGCGGTGGACGGCGGCATCAACCTGTGGCAACGCCCCTCGACCGATCAGCGCCCGGCTTGA
- a CDS encoding CaiB/BaiF CoA transferase family protein encodes MATPASPAVEESEIKETPLPYAGIRVVEFTHMVMGPTCGMLLGDLGAEVIKVEPPEGDGTRRLLGSGAGFFPTFNRNKKSIALDLKTPEGREAALRLIATADIVSENFKPGTMKKLGLDYETLKQRHPRLVYVSHKGFLPGPYEHRTALDEVVQMMGGLAYMTGRSGDPLRAGTSVNDIMGGMFGAIGAMAALRQRELTGRGMEVQSALFENNVFLVGQHMMQFAATGQAAAPMPSRISAWGVYDVFTVKGGEQIFLAAVSDKQWAVFCQAFGLGELLADPRLKTNNDRVRAREWLLPILRSHLAGYSAAELGAVFEASELPFAPIVRPEELFDDPHLLATGGLAPVRMNDGSRSRVPLMPFTLGGRRPGIRLQPPLLGEHSRELLLELGYGEDAIEAFQSAQLKR; translated from the coding sequence ATGGTGATGGGGCCGACCTGCGGCATGCTGCTGGGCGACCTGGGCGCCGAGGTGATCAAGGTCGAGCCGCCCGAGGGCGACGGCACGCGCCGCCTGCTGGGCTCGGGCGCCGGGTTTTTCCCGACCTTCAACCGCAACAAGAAAAGCATCGCGCTGGATTTGAAGACGCCCGAAGGCCGGGAAGCGGCGCTGCGCCTGATCGCCACCGCCGACATCGTCAGCGAGAACTTCAAGCCCGGCACCATGAAAAAGCTGGGCCTGGACTACGAGACGCTCAAGCAACGCCACCCGCGCCTGGTCTATGTCAGCCACAAGGGCTTTCTGCCCGGCCCCTACGAGCACCGCACGGCACTGGACGAGGTGGTGCAGATGATGGGCGGCCTGGCCTACATGACGGGCCGCAGCGGCGACCCGCTGCGCGCGGGCACCAGCGTGAACGACATCATGGGCGGCATGTTCGGCGCCATCGGCGCGATGGCCGCGCTGCGCCAGCGCGAGCTGACCGGGCGCGGCATGGAGGTGCAGTCGGCGCTGTTCGAGAACAATGTGTTTCTGGTCGGCCAGCACATGATGCAGTTCGCCGCCACTGGCCAGGCCGCCGCGCCCATGCCCAGCCGCATTTCGGCCTGGGGCGTGTACGACGTGTTCACCGTCAAGGGCGGCGAGCAGATCTTCCTGGCCGCCGTCAGCGACAAGCAATGGGCGGTGTTCTGCCAAGCCTTCGGACTGGGCGAGCTGCTGGCCGACCCGCGCCTGAAAACCAACAACGACCGCGTGCGCGCGCGCGAATGGCTGCTGCCGATCCTGCGCTCGCACCTGGCCGGCTACAGCGCGGCCGAACTCGGTGCGGTGTTTGAAGCCAGCGAATTGCCGTTTGCGCCCATCGTGCGGCCCGAGGAACTGTTTGACGATCCGCACCTGTTGGCCACCGGCGGCCTGGCGCCCGTGCGCATGAACGACGGCAGCCGCTCCAGGGTGCCGCTGATGCCCTTCACGCTGGGCGGCCGGCGGCCCGGCATCCGGCTGCAGCCGCCGCTGCTGGGCGAGCACAGCCGCGAGTTGCTGCTGGAGCTGGGCTATGGCGAAGACGCCATCGAGGCTTTCCAGAGCGCCCAGCTCAAGCGCTGA
- a CDS encoding response regulator transcription factor, translated as MAHLLIIEDDDLLRDGLTDLLKQTGHTVCNSADGLAAQTLLNEQVIDAVLLDLGLPKLDGMSLLRWIRQRFESLPVMILTARDGVNDRVEGLLEGADDYLTKPFNNAELSARVQALLRRARLPAFNTETRAITTPDATQCLQIDSQLPRAWIFGQVHDLTQREWELLTLLHQRLNQVVSREDVAAVWQHESAEPTASNALEVYIHRLRRKLLGSGLNIRNVRGLGYMLEPL; from the coding sequence ATGGCTCATCTACTGATTATTGAAGACGACGACTTGCTGCGCGACGGCTTGACCGACCTGCTCAAACAAACCGGACATACCGTGTGCAACAGCGCGGACGGCCTGGCCGCGCAGACCTTGCTCAACGAACAGGTCATTGATGCGGTGTTGCTTGACCTGGGCCTGCCCAAGCTCGACGGCATGTCCTTGCTGCGCTGGATTCGCCAGCGTTTTGAAAGCCTGCCGGTGATGATCCTGACCGCCCGCGACGGCGTGAATGACCGCGTGGAGGGCCTGCTCGAAGGCGCCGACGACTACCTCACCAAGCCCTTCAACAACGCCGAACTCAGCGCCCGCGTGCAGGCGCTGTTGCGCCGCGCCAGGCTGCCGGCCTTCAATACCGAGACCCGGGCCATCACCACGCCAGACGCCACGCAATGCCTGCAGATTGACAGCCAGCTGCCGCGCGCCTGGATTTTCGGCCAGGTCCACGACCTGACGCAGCGCGAGTGGGAGTTGCTGACCTTGCTGCACCAGCGCCTGAACCAGGTGGTCAGCCGCGAAGACGTGGCCGCTGTCTGGCAACACGAATCGGCCGAACCCACCGCATCCAACGCGCTGGAGGTGTACATCCACCGCTTGCGCAGAAAACTGCTGGGCTCGGGCCTGAACATTCGCAATGTTCGCGGACTGGGCTACATGCTCGAACCCCTGTGA
- a CDS encoding sensor histidine kinase, protein MTHSRSLRRQLLLWLLLPQLVLWLGGGALTYRIALNYAEKGLDQSLSQSVRSLARQIKPMGSGLLVDFPKAAQAIIEEDPVDRVSYMVSSPPGKFLIGNQEIAAPPPAHALGTLVFYRMEIDGKPMRAVALDVAYGEEKHPQLLRVQLAKSYIARERIAEELIGDLLAPLLLLGVALSVLVYAGIKRGMAPLTRLEKQLKERSVADLTPLEFTTAPTEVHTLVDAINRLLAAVRRSVSQEKRFINDAAHQLRTPLAGLINQTELALGESDAALIKARLHKVHAGAQRSAHLVNQLLALARSGSEAPMAQVDLAQLAQDVARELSPRAVTMKVDLGYEGHQHAWMQGSATLLREAVTNLLDNALRYGVSREAGNEPTVTVSVHQHAAHVVLAVEDNGPGLSDAQREHVFERFWRGSDLPGGCGLGLAIVQEIARRHAGEARVTPVAPQGLRVSLHF, encoded by the coding sequence GTGACGCACAGCCGGTCCCTGCGCCGCCAGCTCTTGCTGTGGCTGCTGCTGCCCCAGCTCGTTCTGTGGCTAGGGGGCGGCGCCCTCACCTATCGCATTGCCCTGAATTATGCGGAAAAGGGGCTGGACCAATCGCTCTCGCAATCGGTGCGCTCGCTGGCGCGCCAGATCAAGCCCATGGGCTCGGGGCTGCTGGTGGATTTTCCCAAGGCGGCCCAGGCCATCATTGAAGAAGACCCGGTGGACCGCGTGAGCTACATGGTGTCGTCGCCACCGGGCAAATTCCTGATCGGCAACCAGGAGATTGCCGCGCCACCGCCGGCACATGCCCTGGGTACGCTGGTGTTTTACCGGATGGAAATCGACGGCAAGCCGATGCGCGCGGTCGCCCTGGATGTCGCCTATGGCGAAGAAAAACACCCGCAACTGCTGCGCGTTCAACTGGCCAAAAGCTATATCGCCCGCGAGCGCATTGCCGAAGAACTGATTGGCGACCTACTGGCCCCTTTGCTGCTGCTGGGCGTGGCGCTGAGCGTGCTGGTGTACGCGGGCATCAAGCGCGGCATGGCGCCACTCACCCGGCTGGAGAAGCAACTCAAGGAACGCTCGGTGGCCGACCTGACCCCGCTGGAGTTCACCACCGCGCCGACCGAGGTGCATACGCTGGTCGATGCCATCAACCGCCTGCTCGCCGCCGTGCGCCGCAGCGTGAGCCAGGAAAAGCGCTTCATCAACGACGCCGCCCATCAACTGCGCACGCCATTGGCCGGGCTGATCAATCAAACCGAACTGGCGCTGGGCGAAAGCGATGCCGCGCTGATCAAGGCGCGCCTGCACAAAGTGCATGCCGGGGCGCAACGCAGCGCGCATCTGGTGAACCAGTTGCTGGCACTGGCGCGCAGCGGCTCCGAGGCGCCCATGGCGCAAGTGGACCTGGCGCAGCTGGCGCAAGACGTGGCACGCGAACTCAGCCCGCGCGCGGTCACCATGAAAGTGGACCTGGGCTACGAAGGCCATCAACACGCCTGGATGCAAGGCTCGGCCACGCTGCTGCGCGAAGCCGTGACCAACCTGCTAGACAACGCCTTGCGCTACGGCGTGAGCCGGGAAGCCGGCAACGAACCCACCGTGACCGTGTCGGTTCACCAGCACGCAGCGCATGTGGTGCTGGCGGTGGAAGACAACGGCCCCGGCCTGAGCGACGCGCAACGCGAACATGTTTTCGAGCGCTTTTGGCGCGGCAGCGATTTGCCCGGCGGTTGCGGACTGGGCCTGGCCATCGTGCAGGAAATCGCGCGCCGCCACGCTGGCGAAGCACGGGTGACGCCGGTGGCACCGCAGGGTTTGCGGGTCTCGCTGCACTTCTGA